The Apis mellifera strain DH4 linkage group LG8, Amel_HAv3.1, whole genome shotgun sequence genome contains a region encoding:
- the LOC107963995 gene encoding serine protease 7, translated as MHPVYIKTLTGVKNRSLVNEPASGKQAMLRLFTLAYAVTILLMISKALNKSNKGMVRTLDNSFHKESPSLFLFHLLKLKKKLNKIEQVPTTPPTADCICVPYYLCDANRTIIAGGTVPIDIRYRRCTGDLEVCCRPSNITTTTMRTTTKATTTTKAPTTTTKATTTTSTLPPVIFPTNTELPPAPICVCVLVSQCDPNGVIGTSGEGVINPRSQYIQCPISNMVCCKPASVIQYSYPPPVSSQICLLCGNAVQCSNGVVIPVNVGIVNPLVTYGQQTCPVPTSCCQGINPSYGNGIPVVIGSIRNPGTSQACYCMKSWLCAPGNSVSFDGAGVIDPRFSACGTVDEVCCRPVAINVARNRDFQESRENIINGEASFSQIGCGIQNKTYATAQPVDTGKTYFAEFPWMVALLTIQSDGKYLFQCGGSMITNSAILTAAHCVTNLGNNRPIARFGQWDLKYQPGDQPVPFQEANIKIIVTHPQFYSAALFNDIAVVILNAPVKQNVNVVPICIPQQGLIFPPGIRCIGTGWGKNSFGGTYQSELRKVEVPIVNRIDCQNRLRTSKLGPYFQLHSSFICAGGETNRDTCQGDGGGPLVCPTATGQYFQAGIISWGIGCGSSNLPAVYTNVAQFTEWINQQLATYGAR; from the exons ATGCATCCTGTATACATAAAAACGTTGACTGGCGTTAAAAATCGTTCACTAGTAAACGAGCCAGCGAGTGGGAAACAAGCCATGTTGCGACTCTTCACGTTGGCATACGCTGTCACGATTCTATTAATGATTTCAAAGGCATTAAACAAGTCGAATAAAGGCATGGTGAGAACGTTAGACAATTCATTTCACAAGGAATCTCCTTCTTTATTTCTGTTTCatttacttaaattaaaaaagaagcttAACAAAATAGAACAAGTGCCTACTACACCACCTACTGCGGATTGCATTTGTGTGCCTTATTATCTTTGCGATGCTAATCGTACCATAATTGCGGGTGGTACTGTACCAATCGATATTCG ATATCGGAGATGCACAGGAGATTTAGAAGTATGTTGTCGTCCATCAAATATTACTACCACAACGATGCGAACCACTACAAAAGCAACAACTACCACGAAAGCACCAACTACCACTACAAAGGCAACTACGACCACTTCGACTCTTCCACCGGTGATTTTTCCAACTAACACAGAATTACCACCTGCTCCAATATGTGTTTGTGTGCTTGTGTCTCAATGCGATCCAAACGGTGTCATCGGCACGTCTGGAGAAGGTGTGATCAATCCTCGTTCGCAATACATACAGTGTCCCATTAGCAATATGGTTTGTTGCAAACCAGCCAGTGTAATCCAATATTCATACCCTCCGCCTGTCTCGTCGCAAATTTGTCTTTTATGTGGGAACGCAGTCCAGTGTAGCAATGGCGTTGTGATCCCTGTAAACGTTGGAATTGTGAATCCTTTAGTGACTTACGGACAACAGACGTGCCCTGTACCTACCTCCTGTTGTCAAGGAATAAATCCATCGTATGGGAATGGGATTCCAGTGGTTATCGGATCCATTAGAAATCCTGGAACCTCTCAGGCTTGTTATTGCATGAAGAGTTGGCTGTGCGCGCCAGGAAACTCTGTTAGCTTCGATGGCGCTGGTGTCATTGATCCGAGGTTCTCTGCGTGTGGAACTGTGGATGAAGTTTGTTGTCGACCTGTTGCTATTAATGTAGCAAGAAATCGTGACTTTCAAGAATCAagagagaatataataaacggGGAAGCTTCGTTCTCGCAAATTGGATGTGGTATACAAAACAAAACGTATGCGACAG CCCAACCTGTAGATACTGGAAAAACATATTTCGCAGAGTTTCCGTGGATGGTAGCTTTACTAACAATACAATCGGacggtaaatatttatttcaatgtgGAGGATCTATGATTACAAATAGTGCTATTCTTACAGCTGCGCATTGTGTTACGAA TTTAGGAAATAATAGACCGATAGCGCGTTTTGGTCAGTgggatttaaaatatcaacctGGCGATCAACCAGTGCCTTTTCAAGAAGCGAACATAAAAATCATAGTAACGCATCCTCAGTTTTATAGTGCTGCTTTGTTTAATGACATAGCAGTAGTCATTTTAAACGCACCGGTAAAACAGAATGTAAATGTTGTTCCTATTTGTATACCGCAACAAGGATTGATATTTCCTCCTGGTATTAGGTGCATTGGTACAGGTTGGGGAAAAAACTCATTTG GTGGAACATATCAATCTGAACTACGAAAAGTGGAGGTTCCTATTGTGAATAGAATTGATTGTCAAAATCGGCTTCGAACATCAAAATTGGGACCATATTTTCAACTACATAGTTCGTTCATTTGCGCAGGGGGCGAGACAAATAGGGACACGTGTCAGGGAGATGGTGGTGGACCTTTGGTATGTCCCACAGCTACAGGACAATACTTTCAG gcTGGTATAATATCTTGGGGAATTGGTTGCGGATCGTCGAATTTACCTGCTGTTTATACGAATGTGGCACAATTCACAGAATGGATCAATCAACAGTTGGCAACTTACGGggcgagataa